The Phycisphaeraceae bacterium genome contains the following window.
CCCCGCGATTCCGCTCGATGCCCGCGATCGGCGTCAACGACTACAACAAGGCCAATCCCTGCGGTCTCATGTACGTCGACCACTGCGTCACCAATGTCGAAGAAGGCAAGATGAACCATTGGGTCGAGTGGTACGAAAACGTCCTCGAGTTCAAGATGTTCAAGCACTTTGACGACAGCGACATCTCGACCGAGTACTCGGCCCTGATGAGCAAGGTGATGGCCAGCGGCAACCACCTGATCAAGATGCCCATCAACGAACCGGCTGAGGGCAAGAAGAAGAGCCAGATCCAGGAATATCTCGAATGGCACAGCATGACGCCGGGTATTCAGCACCTGGCCCTGCGCACTGATGACGAACTGCGCTCGGTCGCCGAACTGCGACGCCGTGGCGTGGACTTCCTGAGCCTGCCCGATACCTACTACGAGCTGGTCTGGGGCCGCGTGAACAAAATGCTGATCGAAAACGGGCACGAGGCCGTGCGCGAGGATCATGACAAGATCAAGGAACTCGGCATCCTGGTCGACGCCGACGACGAAGGCTACCTGCTGCAACTCTTCACCAAGCCTTTGCAGGATCGCCCGACGCTGTTCTTCGAGATCATCTGCCGCCGCGGGAGCCAGAGTTTCGGCAAGGGAAACTTCAAGGCGCTCTTCGAAGCCTTGGAGATTGAACAGGAGCGTCGCGGAAACCTGTAAGGCGCGCCGCGTAATTGTCGCGGTGGAGGCAGGTCGCGTTCACGCCCGCCGCGTCACACATTGAACAGGAAGTGACACACATCCGCATCGCGCATCACGTATTCCTTGCCCTCGACGCGCATCTTGCCCGCCTCACGAATGGCCTTCTCGGTCTTGTGCGCGACAAGATCATCGACTGAATACACCTCGACGCGAATGAACCCGCGCTCGAAGTCCGAGTGGATCGTCCCGGCAGCCTGCGGTGCCTTGGTGCCCGCGGGAATGGTCCACGCGCGGATTTCCTTGGGTCCTGCGGTATAGAAACTCTGATAGCCCAGCAACCGATACGCCGCGCGGGCCAGCGCATTGAGCGCCGGCTCTTCCATGCCCATGTCGCGCAACATCTCCATCTTGTCCGCCGCATCGAGTTCTGAAAGTTCCGACTCGATGCGCGCACAAACCGGTACCATCTGCGACCCAACGCTCTTGGCGTGCGCCCGTACTGCCTCGGCCTTGGCGCTGTGGCCGTTGACATCAGTGTCGTCAACATTGGCAACATACAGAACCGGCTTGATCGTGATGAGTCCGAGGCTCTTGATGCCTCTGATCGTGTCCGGGTCCGTGACTTTGAGCGCGCGGGCCGGTTGCTCGCCCTCGAGGATTGGCATCAGCGCCTTGATCGCCGCCAGCCGCCCGAGAGCGTCACGGTCCTTGCTGCGTGCTGCGCGTTCAGCCTTGGGAAACGCGCTCTCAAGCGTCTGGAGATCGGCCAGGATCAGTTCCTGCTCGATCGTCGCGATGTCGCGCAGCGGATTGACCGAGCCCTCGACATGCGTGATGTCCTCGCCACCCGGAGCCTTCTCGAAACACCGCACCACCTGCACAATCGCATCGACATCGCGGATGTGCCCGAGGAAGGCATTGCCCTTGCCCTCCCCCTTGCTCGCCCCGCGCACCAGCCCCGCGATATCGACCAGCCGCAGCATCGCGGGCACGATCTTCTGCGACTCGATCAGTTCCCGAATGGTTGCCAATCGCGGATCGGGAATTGGCACCACGCCGACATTGGGCTCGATCGTCGCGAACGGATAGTTGGCCGCCAGCGCACCCGCTGCCGTCAACGCATTAAACAGTGTGCTCTTGCCAACATTGGGCAGCCCGACGATGCCTGCTTCCATGAAACGCTCCGATTGTCTGGGGGGCGGGATGGTAGCAGTCGCAGGGCCGTTCCGCATTACCAAGCCGTTTGCCAAACCTGCGTCAATCTGGGTACTTTGTAGGAGTTTTTCTTGTCGCGCCGGTTGCAAAACCCGCAATCGGTGGCATCTTCCTCTTGCACAACACCCCTTGTGGGGAGAGGAGTTTGTATGAACCGATTTATCATGACCTCAGGCTTGGCCCTCGGCCTTGCCGCCACGTCCGCCGTTGCCTCGCCGCTCGGCACCGACATTTCCGTCAATGTCGTCCTCCAGTCGGCCAACAACGATTGGGACATTGTGGACACATTCGAACCCTTCGATTGGGCTATCCACACCCTCGGCGGACCCGGAACCCTGCTCATCGCCAACTACGACTTTGTCACCGATGTCCTCGTCACCAGTTCCGTGAGCACCATCGGCAACATTCGCACCATCCAGATCGACTTCTTCAGCGTCACCGGCGGCAACATCTTCCAGGACGGCCACGAGGCCTTCCTCGACCAGTCCGACCTCTACTGGCTCACGTTCTATGCGTTTCAGATTGAGGATGCCGAACGTGCCAGCCTCGTCTCATACGCGTATTACCTTCGCGATGTCGCGGGTAACGATGTGCTCGGGGAGACCGAATTCGACGGCTTCTTCGGCGGCTTCGGCTACCTCGACTCGCCCAGCCTCGCATCAAGCGACTTCTTCGGCATCGCTGTCAATGGCTTTACGCTCAGCATGACATACGCCATTCCCGCGCCGGGTTCAATTGCAGCCCTCGCGCTCGCTGGCTTTGCCACTCGCCGCCGTCGCTGAATCGCAATCGCGTCAGGCTCAATCAGCATTCAACCGCCAGCTCAATGCTGGCGGTTTTTTCATGCTCCCACGGAATGTCATTCCCCTCAAGGCCGCGAAGTGCGCTCTACTTCTCAATGACCACCTTTGCCCACACCGCGTCATGATCCGATGGGTGCAGCCCGCCCGGACCGCGTGTGCGATCAATCCCCGCATCGAGAACTCTCACGCCCTGACTGACCAGAATGTGATCGATCTTCTCGCCGCTGCGCTCGTCCCGGAAGGCGGTAAACGTGCCCACCTCGACCGCGTCCGCGTGCGCCGCGCGAAATGAATCGATCAGCCCCAGCCCTCCTGTGTCGAGCAGAATCCGCACCGCC
Protein-coding sequences here:
- the hppD gene encoding 4-hydroxyphenylpyruvate dioxygenase; translation: MTTATTPSATTRVDPLALNDVDHVRFYVGNAKQAAFFYAHTFGFSIEQYTDLTTGSREEASYLLRQGNIRLLITTGLHEQHPAQQEVLKYGDGVKDVAFTVDDAPAAYERARRNGGASAYEPVTLSDERGSVTMAGIAGAGRVVHSFISRTGDYALERVKKGGLFAPRFRSMPAIGVNDYNKANPCGLMYVDHCVTNVEEGKMNHWVEWYENVLEFKMFKHFDDSDISTEYSALMSKVMASGNHLIKMPINEPAEGKKKSQIQEYLEWHSMTPGIQHLALRTDDELRSVAELRRRGVDFLSLPDTYYELVWGRVNKMLIENGHEAVREDHDKIKELGILVDADDEGYLLQLFTKPLQDRPTLFFEIICRRGSQSFGKGNFKALFEALEIEQERRGNL
- the ychF gene encoding redox-regulated ATPase YchF, producing MEAGIVGLPNVGKSTLFNALTAAGALAANYPFATIEPNVGVVPIPDPRLATIRELIESQKIVPAMLRLVDIAGLVRGASKGEGKGNAFLGHIRDVDAIVQVVRCFEKAPGGEDITHVEGSVNPLRDIATIEQELILADLQTLESAFPKAERAARSKDRDALGRLAAIKALMPILEGEQPARALKVTDPDTIRGIKSLGLITIKPVLYVANVDDTDVNGHSAKAEAVRAHAKSVGSQMVPVCARIESELSELDAADKMEMLRDMGMEEPALNALARAAYRLLGYQSFYTAGPKEIRAWTIPAGTKAPQAAGTIHSDFERGFIRVEVYSVDDLVAHKTEKAIREAGKMRVEGKEYVMRDADVCHFLFNV